A single window of Gemmatimonadota bacterium DNA harbors:
- a CDS encoding addiction module protein — MSGPIAVDDLTAEERIELIGRLWDSLDPAVAAPITPALAAELHRREAEADEAPEAGDDWADIRDELRKKLR; from the coding sequence ATGAGTGGTCCGATCGCGGTCGACGACCTCACCGCCGAAGAGCGAATCGAGCTCATTGGGAGGCTGTGGGACAGCCTCGACCCCGCCGTCGCTGCGCCGATCACGCCCGCATTAGCCGCCGAGCTGCACCGCCGCGAGGCGGAAGCTGACGAGGCGCCTGAGGCAGGCGATGACTGGGCAGACATCCGCGACGAGCTCCGCAAGAAGCTTCGGTAG
- the bcp gene encoding thioredoxin-dependent thiol peroxidase, giving the protein MLQENDPAPEFELPADDGSTVRLSDFRGRKVVLYFYPKDDTPGCTTQACGLRDRLPELEARGALVLGVSPDSPASHGGFRDRYGLPFRLLADTEHKVAEAYGVWREKSMYGRSFWGNERTTFLIDEAGRIARIFPRVKPAEHVDLVLGALS; this is encoded by the coding sequence ATGCTTCAGGAAAACGATCCCGCGCCCGAATTCGAGCTGCCGGCTGACGACGGCTCGACCGTGCGCCTCTCGGATTTCCGGGGCCGCAAGGTTGTCCTCTACTTCTATCCCAAGGACGATACGCCGGGGTGCACGACGCAAGCCTGCGGGCTACGGGACCGGCTGCCGGAGCTCGAGGCCCGCGGCGCCCTGGTACTGGGTGTGAGCCCCGACTCGCCGGCTTCGCACGGCGGTTTTCGGGACAGGTACGGCCTGCCGTTCCGCCTGCTGGCCGACACCGAGCACAAGGTAGCGGAAGCCTACGGCGTGTGGCGGGAGAAGAGCATGTACGGCCGCAGCTTCTGGGGGAACGAGCGCACCACTTTCCTGATCGACGAGGCCGGCCGCATCGCGCGCATCTTTCCGCGGGTCAAGCCGGCCGAGCACGTGGACCTGGTGCTGGGGGCGCTGAGCTGA
- a CDS encoding threonine synthase has protein sequence MSPRARPGVLARYRELLPVTARTPALTLHEGDTPLLPALRLAKWVGVRELYLKYEGLNPTGSFKDRGMVVAVAKAAEAGAETVLCASTGNTAASAAAYAVRAAMQAVVLLPQGSVAAGKLAQAGIYGARVLALDTGFDGCLDIARELAGRYAVALVNSVNPHRIEGQATGAYEICDALGDAPAVLALPVGNGGNITAYWLGFRRYQELGGSRQLPRMLGVQAAGAAPLVLGHPVERPETVATAIRIGRPATWEPALAAAHDSGGAILAVEDEEILEAYHEVARREGVFCEPASAAGIAGLRRAVRAGQVEPQQRCVCILTGHGLKDPERALAARVNVVEVGGRSEDVAQALGWKS, from the coding sequence ATGAGCCCGCGAGCCCGCCCGGGAGTGCTGGCCCGCTACCGCGAGCTACTGCCCGTCACGGCACGCACACCCGCGCTCACGCTGCACGAGGGGGATACGCCGCTGCTTCCCGCGCTGCGGCTGGCCAAGTGGGTCGGCGTCCGGGAGCTCTACCTCAAGTACGAGGGGCTGAACCCGACGGGCTCGTTCAAGGACCGGGGCATGGTGGTGGCGGTGGCGAAGGCGGCCGAGGCCGGGGCCGAGACGGTGCTGTGCGCGTCCACCGGCAACACGGCCGCCAGCGCGGCGGCGTACGCGGTGCGCGCGGCCATGCAGGCCGTGGTCCTGCTGCCCCAGGGTAGCGTGGCCGCGGGCAAGCTGGCGCAGGCGGGCATATACGGCGCGCGTGTGCTGGCGCTGGACACCGGGTTCGACGGCTGCCTCGACATCGCGCGCGAGCTGGCCGGCCGCTACGCGGTCGCGCTGGTCAACTCGGTCAATCCGCACCGCATCGAGGGGCAGGCCACGGGCGCCTACGAGATCTGCGATGCGCTGGGCGATGCGCCCGCGGTGCTCGCGCTGCCGGTGGGCAACGGGGGGAACATCACGGCGTACTGGCTCGGCTTCCGCCGCTACCAGGAGCTGGGCGGATCCCGCCAGTTGCCGCGCATGCTGGGCGTGCAGGCGGCGGGCGCGGCGCCGCTGGTGCTGGGGCACCCCGTCGAGCGGCCGGAGACCGTGGCCACGGCCATACGCATCGGCCGGCCCGCGACCTGGGAGCCGGCCCTGGCCGCGGCGCACGACTCGGGCGGCGCCATCCTAGCCGTCGAGGACGAGGAGATCCTGGAGGCCTACCACGAGGTGGCCCGGCGCGAGGGCGTGTTCTGCGAGCCGGCATCCGCCGCCGGCATCGCGGGCCTGCGCCGCGCCGTGCGGGCGGGGCAGGTCGAGCCGCAGCAGCGCTGCGTCTGCATCCTGACCGGCCACGGCCTCAAGGACCCGGAGCGCGCGCTGGCCGCGAGGGTGAACGTGGTCGAGGTCGGCGGCAGAAGCGAGGACGTCGCCCAGGCGCTGGGCTGGAAAAGCTAG
- a CDS encoding homoserine kinase, whose amino-acid sequence MQAAAVRVPASTSNLGAGFDAIGLALDRYLTARYERGAGELRVERRGTLARLAVSPDEDVLVRAFRTSCRRRGLPEPRGWLVADSGIPVARGLGSSAAAVVAGLALAAAATAPHLPDGDTAGPGEMETGPGEAEAAHGIAGFDRQAALREAEALEGHPDNAAPALLGGLVGVARDGAGRAGAFRLPLSPAIAFAFAAPGLGVATAEARAALPAAVPHALAARGLGRVAALVRGLETADPELLRLGFSDELHMPYRLPLIPGAAAALAAAQSAGAWAATISGSGSGLIAACPAGQAAAVAEAMAAAFRDAVREGEVIWFAASPDLEGLRFLTPV is encoded by the coding sequence TTGCAGGCCGCGGCCGTGCGGGTTCCGGCCAGCACCTCGAACCTGGGCGCGGGCTTCGACGCGATCGGTCTGGCGCTGGACCGCTACCTGACCGCTCGCTACGAGCGGGGCGCCGGCGAGCTGCGCGTCGAGCGCCGCGGCACGCTGGCCCGGCTGGCCGTCTCGCCGGACGAGGACGTGCTGGTCAGGGCCTTCCGGACGAGCTGCCGCCGGCGCGGCCTGCCCGAGCCCAGAGGCTGGCTGGTCGCGGACTCCGGGATCCCGGTGGCCCGAGGCCTGGGTTCTTCGGCGGCAGCCGTGGTCGCCGGCCTGGCCCTGGCCGCCGCTGCCACCGCACCACACCTGCCCGACGGGGACACGGCGGGACCCGGGGAGATGGAGACGGGACCGGGGGAGGCGGAAGCAGCCCATGGGATCGCAGGGTTCGACCGGCAGGCGGCGCTGCGCGAGGCGGAAGCGCTCGAGGGCCACCCGGACAACGCCGCGCCCGCGCTGCTGGGCGGGCTGGTGGGCGTGGCCCGGGACGGCGCGGGCCGGGCAGGGGCCTTCCGGCTGCCGCTCTCCCCAGCCATCGCCTTCGCGTTCGCCGCGCCCGGCCTGGGCGTGGCCACTGCCGAGGCACGGGCCGCGCTGCCGGCCGCCGTACCGCACGCGCTGGCGGCCCGCGGGCTGGGCCGGGTGGCGGCCCTGGTCCGCGGCCTGGAAACCGCGGACCCGGAATTGCTGCGCCTGGGCTTCTCTGACGAGCTGCACATGCCCTACCGGCTGCCACTGATCCCGGGCGCCGCCGCGGCGCTGGCTGCCGCACAAAGCGCGGGCGCCTGGGCGGCCACCATCTCCGGCAGCGGCTCCGGGCTGATTGCGGCGTGCCCGGCCGGCCAGGCCGCGGCGGTCGCGGAAGCCATGGCGGCGGCGTTCCGCGACGCGGTGCGGGAAGGCGAGGTCATCTGGTTTGCCGCGTCGCCCGACCTGGAAGGCCTTCGCTTCCTCACGCCCGTATGA
- a CDS encoding type II toxin-antitoxin system RelE/ParE family toxin: MRRLRVRKIARAEIVAAFEWYLERSPAAAQQFLNAVDDAMTLIAEAPERHPIVRGSSSSRSPAALPLRSLLQGLPVDDQRRRRDSRAPPPGDVVAARCALTSRCRLTSGLGTVR; the protein is encoded by the coding sequence GTGCGTCGGCTCCGTGTTCGCAAGATCGCGAGGGCCGAGATCGTTGCTGCCTTCGAGTGGTATCTCGAACGCTCCCCCGCTGCAGCGCAACAGTTCCTCAACGCGGTAGACGACGCGATGACACTTATCGCAGAAGCGCCCGAGCGTCACCCCATCGTTCGGGGTTCATCTTCGTCGCGTTCTCCTGCGGCGCTTCCCCTACGCAGTCTATTACAAGGTCTTCCCGTCGACGATCAGCGTCGTAGGCGTGATTCACGGGCACCGCCACCCGGAGACGTGGTTGCGGCGCGCTGCGCCCTAACAAGCCGCTGCAGACTGACGAGCGGCTTGGGGACCGTGAGGTGA